Within Triticum dicoccoides isolate Atlit2015 ecotype Zavitan chromosome 1B, WEW_v2.0, whole genome shotgun sequence, the genomic segment agaacttgcatgagaaaaacttatAAACTATTACAGGGAATAAAATAATGAAGACTGGCTCAATGGATGACGCAGTCCCATTTGTAGTTCAGAAAGATCAGAGCATAGCTGGTACCTGGCGGATCTCTGCTAGATTGACACCACCAGCTCCAACAATAGATTCCAGAGAACTATTTGGAATCCTCAGCTCAACAGAGCTACTTGAATACCTGCCAAAAGGATTATCTATCAATGACAATTTCCACGTAGCATTTCAGAAGGGAGATGAGCTGCGAAAACATACCCTGTAACATCTCCGCTCTTTGATAATCCTCACGTCCATGCATCTGCCCGGCAGCCTGAAGAGTGAAATTTGAATCTATTCAGCACTGAAGCAAATGAGAACCAAATTTATTCAGATGCACATGTCCACGCGTGTGAAACAGCATAAACAGAACCAGACAAGGAAAGTCAATAATATAAGTAAACACCGACACCAAATCAAGAAAACAGTGAACATCAACTAGAATGATATGAATGCAGATCAGTATAACCTACGGATATTTTTTCCCTCTTCAGGAATCCCAACCAGTTATGGAAGAATTGCATACACTACACAGTTTCAGGTTTCCAATGAAAACTATGAGGTGAGGGCCATTTGCAAAACAGGGGAACTGACGCATTAAACTGTACCTCAGTGTAATCATAAGCATTGGAATTTCCAGCTCTGGTGACGCCTAATTGTTGCATATTACTATTCCCAGTTCTTGAGAGGCCTAATTGCTGAATGCCTCTACTAGAATAGCTATCAGTAGGCATATGGTCATGATAAGAACGATGCGACATGTAATCAGCACCAGGACTAACAGGCAAGGGCATTTCTCTAGTAGGCAAGCGAGCAGATGCTGCATATCTATCATAAGAAGCAGATGGTGGAGCGTCGCTAGCAAATGGACTTCCACTAGGATACTCTCTTCTTTTAGAGAAGTAATCTACTGAATCATGGGGTTTATTGTTTGGTCTGCCATATGGTGCATCGTTGGCAGGTCTCCCATATGGTGTGTCGTTGGCAGGTCTCCCATATGGTGTGTCGTTGGCAGGTCTTCCATATGGTGGATCATTGGCTGGTCTCCCATATAGTGGATCATTGGCTGGTCTCCCATATAGTGGATCATTGGCAGGTCTTCCATATAGTGAATCACTGGCAAGCCCATATGGTTGATCAATGGCAAGCCGCCTTTGATACGGGGAATCATTAGCAGGCCTTCCATAAGGGGTATCATTGGCAGGCCTTCCATAAGGGGTATCATTGGCAGGCCTTCCATAAGGGGCATCATTGGCAAGCCTTCCATATGGTGGATTAGCAGGTCTTCCGTACAGTGTGAATTCCCTGCTAGGAAATATATCAGCAGGAGGACCATCAAAAGAGGAAATTCCATCTCTGAGGATTCTATCTCTAAGCCTCGAAGCAATCTCTGTGATGGCTTTTCTTGCAATATCTGGAGACCCAGAAACCTGAAAGCTCGCAACACATGTAACAGCATAATAACAAGTCAAGAAACAAAAACATTAAAAAGGCAGATATTGAAACAATATGGACAACTTGATGAAGATACAATTGAATATAAATCACCTGCACAAGCTCATCGTGAAAAGATAAGTACTTTGGTTTATCTGCTTTCGAATAAACTCGGATTTCAGCCCCAATACGCCTTCTCATTTCAGTAATTACCTTCCCACCTTCCCCAATAATACAACCAACTTTTCTTGATGGTACAACAAGTCTTGTAACCAAGTTGTGCTCCTCAGAAGGTGCACTTTCTGAAGGTGCACTTACTGAAGGTTCACTTACTTTGCTCTCACTTACTTTACTATGGAGCAAAATAAGTGCCTCGATTGTTGGGGATACTGGATCAGCCGGAATCTGGATTGAAAAAATATGTGGGAGATAAAACTGTGAGGACTCAATTGTGAAGATTGGTATGATAAGGAGATAGCAATTTGAACAACCATCTACATCTTACCTCCTTGGATGAAATAACAATCAACCTTTCTCCAGAAGCATCTTTGGGCAACTCCTGaaccataatgcgagcaccagTCTGCTGCTCTACCTGCCGAACATTTGCCCCACTTCTGCCAATAACAGGTCCAATAAGCTCAGAAGGGCACAGAATTTTAATAGAAAACTCTTCTGGTTCAGGAACAGGATATTGCAATGGTCCGTTTCTATATGGATCAAGCAAGGACATTGGTGGTGGATGATCCACATGCAGGTGTGGTAACATGTGATTTTCATGTGGTAGCGGTGGTGGGGACTCGCGCTTCCTTTGTGTGCTTGCATCTATAATTTCTTCAAGAGATGGATTTTCTTTACGAGGATGCCGATGGAGACGAGTAGATATCTCGTAGAGAGCTTTTCTTACAAGAGAAGGTGCACCAGATATCTGACATGATATAAGCAATTACGCATCAATATTATTCATGTCTAAAGATAATAAAGCACACAAAAGAGCATGTTGTAAGTGATAGATATCTTATTTTGGCCCTGTTTGTTTGggcttttgcttctgcttttgcAGCTTTTCTACTTTGGCAAAAAAAGCCACAAAAGCTCCTAAATAGGGGCTTATGCAAAAAAGCACCTATTTAGGAGATTTTTAGGCTTTTTTGCCAAAGTGGAAAAGctgaaaaagcaaaagcaaaacCCAAACAAACAGGGCCTTCAACTGAACTGGCAAATTTCTTGGTAAACTATAATCTAAAAATAAACTACGTGCTATATCAATTAAACCATGCCAGATACCAAACTCTAAAATCCAATTATTTAGGAATTTAACAAGGAATATAGACATAACGGagaacttctatagtaaaataaattgaTACAGTAGAGTAATGAATCCAAATCTAAGCTAAACAGAAGCAATACAAAACCTGGAGATCAATACAAGCAAAAGACATTACAAGCTGGAACACAACACAACGAAGGATATTTTGCTATTAAAACAAATTTACCTGCACCAATTCATCACTCTTAAGTGCACACTGAGGAAGGTTTTCCGATGGTAAGACACGGATCCCTGCACCAGTATCATTTCGCAATTGTTGTATAATAGAGCCACCTTTTCCCAGCAGGCAGCCAACTTGATTGCCTGGAACCAAAATTCGAGCAGTCACATCACCAGCAGTTTCAGAATTCTCATAGGAAACTCCATCGTTGGAATCTTCATCAGCAGCAATCTTATCATGTATCTTCAACAACGCATCTTGAGCAAAACAACGGGGCTTCATGTTCTCTGAGCCATCAACATTAGAAATATTTTGAATAGCTTGGTCGGAGTTATTTTGGTAATCAAATATAATAATTACTCTCTCGTCTGCACCAGGAATAGAATCAGCAACCCTTATCTTTGCTTTAGTCTCCTCTCTAAGGGCCTTAACAACATGACCACCTCTCCCCAAGACACCGCCGATCTTTTTTCCTGGGCACAATATCCTGTAAACGGTTTCTATTGGCTGAGAGGACATATGTCCGCCATCCTGCCTGTAGTTTAGCCGTTTCCTCTTTCCATCATCAGAATTGAAACGAGTCCTCTTTTTGGAAGTACTTTGATTGTGTCTTCTAGAGTTATCATAATCCATCAGTCTACATAAAGAAAGGTCCATCAGTATAAAGAAACTGTAGAGGTAGCAAAGAAGGTGTTGGGCAGCCTACGATTCCATTACTCCATTAGCTGTCTGATTATGACACATGCATAACCTTCTCACTTGTGCGTACCTCAAAATTGAGATATTGCTGATAAATGCTCATGTTGCTACTTAGACTACGGAAAACTGCTGTAGTTtgttcacaagtgcaagaaaaggtATATTTTTTTGTAGTCAAATGACTGTTTTCAGGAAGGTTACCAGATTCAAATCTACCAACTGTAACTAAACTAATAAGATCCTCACGGTTTCATCCAGAGCTCCCACCTACtgtatttcattcaaatgaaacacTACCATTATGTAATTGGCACAAAGAAACATGGTGCATGTAACACTGCATAAACGGAGTATCAATCGGAAGTACTTGGGAGTTTGGAGTGCAAATCCAGTGCAAGAATTAGTCATAGTATATATCAAAGTGCCAAAAGGACATGTAATTTGAACGAATAATGAAAGCAAGCACTTAAAGATGAAATATGCACAGGGCATAGTGGTGATAAATGACTTAACATCATAACATAGCTTTGCAAGGGAAAGGTAAAACTGCATAAAACTTAAGCAATCATAATTTCATAGAGATCTGAATGGTACAAAATAAGTACGCAATCATAATTCTGTCAGTTTATGGATGCAAAGATGTCCTATCTTTACAATGATAGAAGAACTGTTAGGCAACCGGAAAGATAAGGCTTGAATTTATAGTATGTACAGAATAACATCAAGAGAAGCTACAGTGCTGAGTGAATAAGGCCAAATATCCCTAGAAAGGAAAAAAAAGGCATCCAAGCATATGGGACTTGCAGCAGCTCCATGTGAAGTGAAATCTACAGTAACTTGGCTTTGCATCTATAAGTGGTAAGAGTTGATAGTGATAATTATAGCTCATCAGCCCACCACATAAAGCAACATGCCAAATTCACAAACACATAACCAAATAAGCAAACAGGTGCGCTAAATTGACCTAGACCTTTTCAGCACGCTTACATATATGACTTGAAGAAACTCCACTGATATACTAGGTCACAACAAGCAAAAAAACGACAGTTTGACCTCGCATATCAGCTCACTACCTCATCCAGCCATGAAATTTTGTTTGGCAAACTGAAGGATCTCAACCTGGATTCAGAAAAGGCGCCAGATTGACCACACAAGTCCAGGCGTGTGGGCAGAATTGCTCACACGCACAGATTCACTCACACCCATCGAAGACGCCAAACAAAAGAAGCAGTGTTTACAGCCCCCCGCGACACAATCTCCATCCTTGGGGACCGGCATATCGCACTTACAAACCTAGTTTCTAGTGCCGGATCTAGATGGTGCGTCGGCTGTCGCGCCCAAAATTCGTGGAGGTTAAATTAGGGTGGGAGCAATTCCATGGATAACAAGAAGCTCATACCTTCAAAACTAATGacgaagatggcggcggcggcggcggcggctgggggatACGGCAGGGCCGCGGTGCCGCGATAAGGTTGGAGGCGGCGACGCGCGTGACAGGGGTTGGGGGCTCAGGGGTGTGAGGCGTATGCGATGCCACGGCAAGGCGGCAGCTGGAGCTAGGGCACCGGGGAAGAAGAGGAAATTTCTCAACGGGACGGCGCAGAGGAAAAGTCGCTGTGGGAAGAGATGGATTTTGACGGGGACGGGGAAGAcgaaaggaaaaaaatatataTCCTAAATTCATAACCAGGTGCACTTCTTTTTTTTTTTTTAGGGTATAACCAGGGGCACATGAGATAGAGCAACGCTACACCTAAGACCGACCATAGTgggagtaagagcatctccaacagccgcgctaaacaagCGCCGCGCCGTAAATTAGGccattttagcgcgcgcgcaacccgGGGTGGCTCCAGCTGGCGCGCAATAACCGCGTGCGCGCTATAAGGAGTTGGGTGCGCGGTCGGATTCGCTATCTCGCGCGGTGTATTTGGGGCCCCCTCTTCGGCGCGCGACACACTCGAGCGCTCGTGCCACACTCTCTCCTCTCCGCCTCCTACGACATGgatggcggtggccttggcggcatgggtggtGGTGGCCTTGGTGCCATGGGTGGCATGGGTGGCTTCAGAGGTACCATGAGCGGTTtaggcgccatgggaggcatgggtgcacctccggccgccatgggaggcatgggtggctttggagcaccccccgacgctatggccgccatgggaggcttgatttttgcttctctcatgggaggcatgggtgcacctccggccgccatggacttttcgggcatgcttggtagtatagattgtatgcactggaagtggaagaactgtccatttgcttggcaagggcagtacaaggggcatgtgaaAGGTGCCACTGTTATACTTGAAGTTGTGGCTTCACAAGATCTCtagatatggcattctttcttcgatATGGCTGGTTCTCAGAATGATATTAGTGTTCTTCAGCGATCTCTGGTGTttgcaaggcttgcagaaggccactccccggAGGTCAACTTTGAGGTCAATGGCCACCATTACAACAAGGGATATTACCTAGCTGATGGTATTTAtctataggatcgaaagtaggtctagaggggggtgattagactacttaaccagatAAAAATCCAGCATtttccaattttaagtcttggcagattttagcaacttagcacaagtcaagcaatcaacctacacatgcaagtctaagagtgtagaagcggaaagtaaaacattgcatatgaaggtaaagggaagggtttggagaaggcaaacgcaatgtagacatggagaattttggcgtggttccgataggtggtactatcgtacatccacgttgatggagacttcaacccatgaagggtaatggttgcgcgagtccacggagggctccacccatgaagggtccacgaagaagcaaccttgtctattccaccatggccatcgcccacgaaggacttgcctcactcgggtagatcttcacgaagtaggcgatctccttgcccttgcaaactccttggttcaactccacaatcttgacggaggctcccaagtgacacctaaccaatctaggagacaccactctccaaaaggtaatagatggtgtgttgatgatgaactccttgctcttgtgcttcagatgatagtctccccaacactcaactctctctcacagatttggctgtggtggaaagatgatttgagtggaaagcaacttgggaaggctagagatcaacattcttgtggttggattgaaatgtattggtctcaacacatgagtatgtggttctctctcaaaaaatgagtagtgaaaatgtaggcacgttttgatggctcCCTCTTTgatagagaagggggtggaggggtatatatagcctccacagaaaccattacacacatttgacccaactcggtcagactgaataggtgaactcggtgagaccgatttagttcaaaatgtgaacgttaggattctcagtgggaccgacatgatcaactcgatgggaccaatgagctagggttagggcaaaactgaaggaaatatgccctagaggcaataataaagttattatttatttccttatttcatgataaatgtttattattcatgctacaattgtattaaccggaaacataatacatgtgtgaatacatagactagcatagtgtcactagtatgcctctacttgactagctcattaatcaaagatggttatgtttcctaaccatagatatgtgttgtcatttgattaatgggatcacatcattaggagaatgatgtgattgacatgacccatttcgttagcctagcacttgatcgtttagtatgttgctattgctttcttcatgacttatacatgttcctgtaactatgagattatgcaactcccgtttaccggaggaacactttgggtgctaccaaacgtcacaacgtaactgggtgattataaaggagtactacaggtgtctccaaaggtacatgttgggttggcgtatttcgagattaggttttgtcactccgattatcggagaggtatctctgggccctctcggtaatgcacatcactataagccttgcaagcaatgtagctaatgagttagttatggaatgatgcattacgtaacgagtaaagagacttgccggtaacgagattgaactaggtattggataccgacgatcgaa encodes:
- the LOC119334158 gene encoding KH domain-containing protein At4g18375-like; translated protein: MDYDNSRRHNQSTSKKRTRFNSDDGKRKRLNYRQDGGHMSSQPIETVYRILCPGKKIGGVLGRGGHVVKALREETKAKIRVADSIPGADERVIIIFDYQNNSDQAIQNISNVDGSENMKPRCFAQDALLKIHDKIAADEDSNDGVSYENSETAGDVTARILVPGNQVGCLLGKGGSIIQQLRNDTGAGIRVLPSENLPQCALKSDELVQISGAPSLVRKALYEISTRLHRHPRKENPSLEEIIDASTQRKRESPPPLPHENHMLPHLHVDHPPPMSLLDPYRNGPLQYPVPEPEEFSIKILCPSELIGPVIGRSGANVRQVEQQTGARIMVQELPKDASGERLIVISSKEIPADPVSPTIEALILLHSKVSESKVSEPSVSAPSESAPSEEHNLVTRLVVPSRKVGCIIGEGGKVITEMRRRIGAEIRVYSKADKPKYLSFHDELVQVSGSPDIARKAITEIASRLRDRILRDGISSFDGPPADIFPSREFTLYGRPANPPYGRLANDAPYGRPANDTPYGRPANDTPYGRPANDSPYQRRLAIDQPYGLASDSLYGRPANDPLYGRPANDPLYGRPANDPPYGRPANDTPYGRPANDTPYGRPANDAPYGRPNNKPHDSVDYFSKRREYPSGSPFASDAPPSASYDRYAASARLPTREMPLPVSPGADYMSHRSYHDHMPTDSYSSRGIQQLGLSRTGNSNMQQLGVTRAGNSNAYDYTEAAGQMHGREDYQRAEMLQGMYSSSSVELRIPNSSLESIVGAGGVNLAEIRQISGARMKLLEARPGSSESIMEIQGMPDQVRVAQSLLQGFIGANSQSVQPSQSSRDVHYPRWN